From a single Maylandia zebra isolate NMK-2024a linkage group LG3, Mzebra_GT3a, whole genome shotgun sequence genomic region:
- the ccnb3 gene encoding G2/mitotic-specific cyclin-B3, whose amino-acid sequence MPFPRGRKPTAAAGSKIPKLNATAFENQEDATQVKRSSSPPRGAPKKRTAFIDITNAHKVQISFPGKKKEPGKKTAKKTSSTSASASNLANLKKSSSSVSSEGTISERERTDTEEEEKEGDTLVDVAAPVEEQAAAATSPAAREVPAHLRRQEIPKEFDIDSENSEDCYMCPEYAKDIFDYLKNREEKFVLCNYMPTQPSLNSEMRAILIDWLVEVQENFELYHETLYLAVKMTDHYLAKTPVHREMLQLVGSTAMLVASKFEEHSPPCVDDFLYICDDAYKREELISMEESILQTLSFDINIPIPYRFLRRYAKCVSASMDTLTLARYYCEMSLMEMDLVPARGSLVASACLLMALVTKDLGGWSPILQFHSGYQASDLAPVVRRIYSMLSAPPDDKLRAIKNKYSHKVFFEVASLPLLSIDILEKALSS is encoded by the exons ATGCCTTTTCCAAGGGGAAGGAAACCCACAGCGGCCGCTGGCAGCAAAATACCCAAACTGAATGCAACAGCGTTCGAGAACCAG GAGGACGCGACACAGGTTAAGAGGTCCTCCTCCCCTCCTCGTGGAGCTCCCAAGAAGAGGACTGCTTTCATCGATATCACCAAT GCTCATAAGGTACAGATCAGCTTTCCTGGGAAGAAGAAGGAACCAGGGAAGAAGACTGCAAAGAAAACCAGCTCCACCTCAGCGTCTGCAAGCAACCTAGCTAACCTGAAAAA GTCGTCGTCGTCTGTGAGCTCAGAGGGAACGATATCCGAGCGAGAGAGGACCGatacggaggaggaggagaaggaagggGACACGTTGGTCGATGTGGCAGCTCCTGTAGAAgagcaggctgctgctgctacgTCTCCTGCTGCCCGTGAAGTGCCGGCACACCTTCGGAGACAAGAA ATCCCAAAGGAGTTTGACATTGACTCTGAGAACTCTGAGGACTGCTACATGTGTCCAGAGTATGCAAAGGATATTTTTGACTACCTTAAAAACAGAGAG GAGAAGTTTGTCCTCTGTAACTACATGCCCACGCAGCCCAGCCTCAACTCAGAGATGAGGGCCATCCTGATTGACTGGCTGGTCGAAGTACAG GAGAATTTCGAGCTGTACCATGAGACCCTCTACCTGGCGGTAAAGATGACGGACCACTACTTGGCTAAAACCCCGGTCCACAGGGAGATGCTGCAGCTCGTTGGCTCTACCGCCATGCTCGTAGCCTCCAAATTTGAG GAGCACAGCCCGCCTTGCGTCGACGACTTCTTGTACATTTGTGACGACGCATACAAAAGGGAGGAGCTCATCTCCATGGAGGAGAGCATCCTGCAGACGCTGTCTTTTGACATCAACATCCCCATCCCGTATCGATTCCTCAGACGCTATGCCAAG TGCGTGAGCGCCAGCATGGACACGCTGACTCTGGCTCGCTACTACTGCGAGATGAGTCTCATGGAGATGGACCTTGTTCCAGCGAGAGGCTCGTTGGTGGCCTCGGCCTGCCTGCTGATGGCGCTGGTCACCAAAGACCTGGGAGGATGG TCTCCCATCCTGCAGTTTCACTCGGGCTATCAGGCGTCAGATTTGGCGCCCGTTGTCAGGAGAATCTACTCGATGCTCTCAGCACCTCCTGATGATAAACTGAGAGCCATCAAGAACAAATACTCACATAA GGTGTTTTTTGAAGTTGCGTCTCTGCCATTGCTCAGTATCGACATTTTGGAGAAAGCCTTGAGCTCTTAG